The nucleotide sequence ATTTAGGCAAATCTTTACTATTATAATAAATTATACTTTCTGTTCAACATGTTCAGGAACCTCTTTGGATTCAACGGTGGATGCCCCTTCCAGATCATCTGCTCGTTGTATCAGATTTGTATCACTTTCAATACCCAAATCCCTGTGATACCTTTCTGGCCCCAAGATTATAATTATAATCATGTAACCAAACACAGCGCCGCAGAAAATAGCCATGACTAATCCATAGTCATACAGCCCTGTTTTATCTCCAATGGGAAACTGCGTACCGATTTGTGCTTCAATAGTTGATGATGCAGAAGAAGCCAAGTTTCCCAATTGGTATACTACACCTGAAAGAAAAGAACGATGGTTAGTGTTCACTAATTCCAATAAATGGATTGGGACCACTCCCCATGCACCCATAACTGCAAAATTAAGGAAAAAGTATCCTCCAATGATTCCAGGAACATGGTCCGAGAAAAATGATGGATATAGAAAAGCGCCCGCCATTATTTGACAGATAATAATAGTAAGTCGTCTTCCTAGCAACTCATTAAGCtgaccaaagaaaagaccACCGACAATAGCCCCAAGATTTGAAACGCAGATAATGGTAACTCTAGTCTTTGAGTCAATATTAAGctgtttctgaagaagagtattGAATAGATCCTGTGAACCGTGTGAAGTGAAGTTAAAGCCAGCCATAAGTAGCACCAAATAAATGAACAAAACCCATTCAGTTTTGATAGTGGTAACAATTGTCTTGTCCAAGTACTTATAAATCCCCACTTTAGCTCTTTCGTCGTGctctttcaagatcttcttctgttcctgcaacttgatgaaggtTTGTGTTTCAGGCAAGAAAAACCTCCACGTTATTAAAATACATGGAAGCCCAGCAGAGAACCAGAACAAAGATCTCCAaccttcaccttctttaAAAGTATGCTCGAATGCAAGGAAGAAAGCCATAGCAAAAATGTATCCCAAGTTATATCCTGGCAAGAAAAGTCCAGACAAAATCCCTCTAGCTTTCGTCGGTTGGTCTTCTAGTGCAGTGGTTGCACAAATAGGATAGAAACCTCCCATGGCTATTCCAAATAGGGCCCTGACCCCTAAGAATTGACCGTAAGTCTTGACGAACCCAGTACCAATTTCAATCACAACAAATAACAAGCAAACTAGAATGTAAGTATACTTTCTTCCGTAATAATCTGATGCTAGTCCAAAGATTGTGGCTCCTAGAGATCTAAACATCAACACGAGAGTGATACCCCAAGTTACTTGGGTGATGGACAcattcaaagtcaaagcAATGTTGGGGGCTGTTGCAGATACGCAGAAGAAATCCATCGCATCCACAGTCCAACCCAAGAACCCCAAGAAATAAAAGTTCCACCCACGGGAGTCAACCTGTTTTAACCCTGGGATGGGATTCATGGTTACCCATACACTCAGACTTTGACTCTTATAGGGAATGTCgaacaaagttgaaaatcGGGTACCAAAGTAATGGGAAATTGAAGATAGCGATAATTCTGGCTTCTCATTGAAAATCTGGTTGTTGGCATGTTCCAccaaaatatcatcattaaAGCTCATAACGAAGAAGACTACAAAGGAAAATGTAAAAAAACATAGAATGGATATGGAAGCATATTTATAGTGTCTTTGTGGTTCTAATCATTGGATCCCCGCAAGTACTTAGTTGCACCCTTAAGTGAGTGGTTAGCCAAGTTTATGTATTGGTTGTGAGCAGGAAAAGCCCCTCTCGCCTACTCCACTAATTGACTATAAATGCGAATGGGGAGACCAACAGGTGTCGGGATTTAGCGGGGTCAGGTTAGCAACTGAAGAGGCTACTTATGAACAATACCTCGGTGATTAATTATTAGAACGCCGATTTTCTCAGATCTAAAGCTTTATTTTTTATAGTGCTGTCAAGTTTACAATCAGTTGTACTAAAACTCCGAAAATATCTCGGAAACGAGGACACCTTCTCCACAACCTCATCTTCTGACCCatacttttgaagaaatatACTTGTATACATCTGAACTTTTTTTACATAAACACAATCATTCTAAATACCATTTAAATGTACAGCAGAGAGATTCTTGATACCTGAAGAAACTCCTACTCATCAAGTTCCTCATACTTCTCAACTCTATCTTCTGCtgcatcttcatcctcgATCTTGACACCACCACTAACAGAAAATTGTCCTCCAGCACCTATCATCAAGATGTCGTGAAACTTAGTGGCAGTATTGGCAATCCTGGTTGGCTTTTCCACGTCTTCATCTAAAGGTCCTAACCCTGGCCCATAAGTGTCTCCAAATCCCCATGAGTATACGAATCCATCAGTAGTAACGGCGAAAGAATGGTGAGATCCAGTTCCAATTGCTTTACACTTGATGTCTTCCTTAGCACTGAGCTGGAGCTTCGTTGGTACAGGAACTGCACGAACCTTACCATGCTGATCTTTGAAAACAGAATCTGGAAGATTTTTTTCTGGAATACCAACTTCCTTCATATCGTACCTGCCCCAACTAAAAACCTCCCCACCTTTGGTTAATGCCATAGTATGGtgttcaccaccaacaatttcGGTGATCTCTTTTTGACTAAGAGGTTGGATTAAAGTAGGTCTGGTGATTAAAGAACCATCTTCTAATTCGCCATGAGAGTTAGTTAAAGCACATTGACCAAACTGATTTAATCCCCAAGCGTAAACATTATCATCGTGATCAATGGCAAAACAGTGAAAGTCACCACTAGCGATGTACTTGATATTGTATAACCCAAATTGTTGGGGCTCTAATGCTTTGTAACGATGTCTCTCTAAAATACGACGTCCGAGTTGAAACTGTTGTCCATTACCCCAAGCATACACTATACCTTTGGAGTCCAAAGCAAGGATGTGATCTTTACCAGCAGcaagttgaacaatatTCTTAAGTTGGTCCATTTTGAGTGGCACTCTTTGTAATTTAATTTCATCTCTTAAGAATCCCAATAATCCTTCGTTATTTCTGAAACATCCCCATGCGTAAACTTCCCCTGTATCAAGCAATACTGCACTCAAGTTATCAGTGGCACAAAGTTGGACAATTCGTTTGTTTTTGGGTAAGTTTTCAACTAACCCGGGGGTCGATTCTGCTTCATTTAAAtctccatcatcatcttcatcgcTTTCGGCAGCATCCATGTCCTTGAGCTGCTCTTTAACCTTACTAGTGTCACGACCTAAAACTCCACTATCGTTACCACCCCAAGACCAAATTTGGTTGTTGTTATCCAAAGCTAATGTGTGCATACCTCCAACTGCAAAGTCCACGATTTTGCCTTTGATATGATCTTCTAGTAAAAGGGGATTCAATCTAGGTCTCTTAACTTCCTTGTTCTTGGCACTAGGACCGAGGCCCAATTCACACATAGATCCAGTAccccaaacaaaaatatcCAAAGGTGTTGTTTTGGCAGCTGGAATATCATTGATAGTGGCCAATTTTGAATACGAATGTAATATATTCGAAGATGACGTTGTGAGGGATTTATGCTTCTTAGAAACACCATTACCATTGGCATCTGGTGTAATGTGTTTCCTTTTTCTTTCTAATGCAACCATATTTGACTTTTAAACCGATGTTGTTGAGTAACGATTTGTTTTTGCGATCAAGATTTCTCGAGATGAGTGCGATGACATAATAGATTTGCATTTCGTACATGTACATTAAGGGTATATTAGTTCAATTTATGGGCATTGGGCAAGTTATAACCTTGCCTTTTGTGAAGCCACTTGCTTTTAGTCTCTACAAAGAACCGGGCATAATTTTGAATCAAGTATCCAAATGACCCAATAGCTCTAATGAGAGCAAGGAAGGCAACAGACCACAAAATAAAGCCCAAGTAATAGTTTTGTTTGGTCTCGCCAGCTTTGAATACTTGTAGCATTGTCATGATAAACACCAAGTTAGAAAGCATCCAGATCAACACCACTCTGGTTCTAACATCTTTGGCATAGTCTTCACCATCCATTATATCATCTGGTTGATGAGCTCCCAACACCTTCTTGCTGGATCTCTTTGCTCTGATGTTGTACAAGGTTTCCAAGTagacttcatcaatatttACGTTAAGTACAACAGCCTCAAACtcaccttcttcattcttttcaataatgTATTGATTGGAGAGATCCTCCTTGGGATTATTATCACCTTTAGTACCCCACGACACATCATGAGTGTTACAAAACGCAAAGATCTGTAATGTGCAAGTATAGGAAGGAATCATAAGGAAATACTGTATGGAACAGGTGAGCATGTGCCATGGATCCAAGTATAATACAGACATCAAAGTGTATAATCCGTACGTCGACAATAAGGAAACGATGATACTGATCATAACGTAAGTACTGGAATCTCCGATACCATATTCTTTAATAGTGTTGGCCACAAAGTATATACCAACAACTAAAGCGTACAAAGCACACACCGTCAATAATATAATCAAAGTCTTGAAAATTCCTCTAGATCCTTGAGGTCTATTACCAATGGAGACGATGAATAACGAAGTCAAGACACCAATACAAAGGTAATTGAATATCGTGAAAATCCAGAACCCCCCATTGTggccaacttcatcgaTCAAAGATCCTGTCAAAAAGTAAAAGGTTAAGTAAAAGTTACTCAATGAGAAGAATGAGAAAACTAAAGTGATAAACTGGTAGATGAATTCCACATGGAACCAAAATTTTCTTGCAATGGAATGATCTGTTTGCCAAATCTTTTTAGAGTTTTTCAATGCATATAAAGCAGCGAAAAAAGCACCATTAatccatcttcttctttgggATAAGAATTCTGAAATGGTTTCAGGAACATCAGTTTCGGCAGTAGCCAGCTTGACAAATTTTAATACCCAGTTTTCATTACGTTTAGCCACCAATTCCCAACACAAGATTCTATCCTCAGCCAAGTACATATTGGCTTCGAAGAAGTTGGTCTTTGTATTGGAGTGAGCTTTTGAGgtattcaacaaatcttcacctttgaaGTAAGCATCCAATGGTCCACTTCCATCGTCGTGGTTAGTCAAAGCGATATATCTATATGCTGACAAAGCACCAGGTAAAACAGAAATATACCCGAACAATGACTCCAACGGCTTATCCAAAATGTTAGACATCTTGTATTCAAAGTTTTGAGACGCAACCAATGGATTAGTTAAGTTGATCCAACCTTTTCCTTTCATAGCTTTGATTTCACCCGCTGCTCCAGCAACGTTGGAATCCCTATCAAAAGCTTTCCAAAGATTGTAGATTGCGTGGTTATCAGGCTTAGTACCAACATCTAATAAGACCACCACATTAGGATCCAATAGTGGACAAAAAGCATTGAAAAGCCATCTATGACTGTTAattttcttttggtttttttctttcaaacaGAATAATACTTGGACAGGAGCCAATGATTTttcatcacctttgaacttcaaatttTCATCGATAGAAATCTGAGTGGTATATTCAAAAATGTGGGCGTTGACTTTTTTATTATTAACGTAGGGTCTAGCCAAGTTGCCCTGGTAAACACCAGTAGCAGTTAATAGTTGCAAAACGGATTCGTTTACTTTATTTCTACCATCAGCAACAATAACCACCTGAATTTTCTTCCAGCTGTCTTTTCCCCACATAGCAGATTTGTTTCTACTACATAAATGGGCAATATTCTTCATGATGGCATGCATGGTTCGGGCAAAAGcatattcatcttcattgtaCATGGTGACACAAATTACCAATTCCGTTTCACGGTTGTACTTAGCGGCTCTGAGAGAGAATCCATCTTTAATAAAATCATCAGGCTCGGAAGTACAAGCTGAATATGTCATGTTGGTAAACTCTCCAAATGGAGACTCTGTTCTTGTCAAAACTTTCCTTAATTCTTCAGGGACAGGgttttccaacaccaagtgACCGGCCTGACCATCAACCAATCTGACCTTTCTTTTTGTAATGGTTTTTTCTCTATTTGGAACAAATCCGCTTTTGATATTGTTCATCATGTCGTTATCAATAGAAGCAGCAAAGTATTCACTTTCGGATCCATTGGTATAACCATCATTGGAGGCAGAAGAATGATATGCAGTAGACTCAGAGTATAAGgatctttcttcaaattcttgtGCTTTTTGATAAGAGTCGTAGTCGTAACTATCTCTTCCGATGGTTTCTTGATCGtcctcatcatcttcataaGGGTTAGCTTCTGCATATGTTTCAGGAGAAAAGATTGGCTGAGGGGGCTCTAAGAATCTTTCACTACGATGACTGCTGTTAACAGAGCGACCATATTGTGAACCTCTGTGTGGCGATCCAGTCAAATTGATGGATTcagcatcatcatcgtcatgGTCAAGGGTATCATCCATAGCAATTCCCATGGCCTTTTGACGCTTTGGAGACTCTCTGGAAGTGAATTGGGCTCTAGCAGTCCGTCCTTCGAACTGTAAATTGGGGGTATTATTGAGGGCCACTTTGTTTATGTTAGCATTGATTCTACCACTACGGGTAAAGATATCGGGAGACCTTCTGGTACTTTCTGGAAATGCCacaaaatcatcatcatcatcattttgAGGTTTATATCTTCTGGGGGAGTTGCGGTCCACGAATGCCGGGTCAGGGTACGAGGGTTTGTCGGAGAAAGGATTATCTTCAAAAGGACTAGGCATGGTTAGCTTTGGAAGAGTAAGAAGAGGTCTTAAAGAATTGAGACCTTTATCATGTTTTTCATGGGTTTTAAGTGTTTGTTTATTTATGTTTACAAGTGCGCTTGATGTAGAAACTAGATTAAGCGGCAGAAAAAGAATGCGGCGGCGGCGGCGGCAGCGGCAACGGTTCGCAGTAGCAAATTCAATTCCCAAAGTAGAGTTCGCGTTTAACCTGATTGATCCAATTCTGTAAAGCGATGGCAGAAGAACCTTTATCAGCTCAAGGGCAAAGGCCTCATAGTGCATCAACATCCCAGATATCCAGTGTAGGATTTACAAATCTCAAGAAGCTAAATACAAACTCTTCTGTATCAACTGCCTCATCAACTGTGAGTATCTCCAAGCAGAACCCTCTTACAAGGCTCTTCACAAGGAACAAATCCAACGTTACAATCGATGAGCCTCTGCAatctgatgatgacgacAATAGAAGTATGAGGACAATTCCTATTTCCCCGATTGAACGGAAAGCATCCTCTAATGTGTTCCGGCTATCCAAGATGAATAAACGAAAGGTAAAAAACCAAAAGGATTTAACAGTACAGACAGAAGACATAGGGCCACCTCCATTACTAACCCTCAAATCATCAGTGTCGTCCCCTGTTTCAACGTTTCATAATTTATTTCATCGGACTGGTACTCTCCCCAGTGCTGGGATAGAATCTATCGATGAGCAAATTCCTCGAAGTATTGTCAACTTGTCATCTAATAATTCGAACAGTACAGTGGCAGACGTTAGTTTCGCCCAGGTTTACAAATTTACTGACTCTAGCTATGCGATTGAAGAGGATaatgaagataatgaaGCCTTCAAAAAGCTCTTTATGCCTGCTGACCATTTTATAAAACTGAAATTACCTGCAAGCCCGATGgtagaagaagagaatgaaGAAGCTCACTTTTGGAGTACCATGATGACGCTTATAAAACCAGTTGCGTTACAGTCCCAACAACGAAAGCTTTCGAATGGGCTAAAGGGACCCCCACTCATCATGACAGAGGATGATATTGCAAATTTTGTACGGGAAAATTATACTACGAATCTCTCGTCGAAGGGAAGTGAAAGAGACGATATCAAGGCACGAGAGATTATCCAGGATCTTAGGACTTTCTTCACTCGGATCTTAATTACTTTCGATAAAGATTTTCGAGTGAGTATACGAGATGACTTAGACAAGGTCTGTAGAGGTTGGGTTCGACTCCACGGGCAATGGCAGTTTTTCAGGAATAAAATGCTATATTTTATTCTAAATTGCTTTAATTCTTTGCAGGAAAATTGGATAATCTCCAAATTCCAAATTAACGTTGAACAGCTCTTGCTAaatgtcttcaaagaagTGTTGGTCATCCCTTTGATACAGTTCCGCAAAAAACAGGACGCAAAAGACAACAATTTTCTTGTTAACTACATGGACGGAGCATTGTTGTATGAAATTGTCCAGTGTTTCGGCATGATTAATTCTGTGCAAGTGTACGAACAGAATGATGAAACTGGTTTTCTTGATTTGTTCGTGTGGTTGACACAATTATAGTATTTAATTTAGCATGAATACACCGTAGGTTTTCATTTCTCATAGAAACGCGCTGAGATAATTTTGACCATCGACTGAAACTTACCCACAAACTAATTGTAAGTTCCTCCTCTCCAAGTATTATCACCATCATGTCCTTGCCGTCAAATATCAAGCAGAATCTTATGCCTTCAGAAATCAGTTTCATGACAGAGAATGAGTATATTCAGATTTTGCCCAGATACTCAATGAAGTCAATCCAGCTTATTGGAGTATGTATAAATATTATCTACAGATGTTATGCTTGAAAGCGTTTGTTTTACACAGACTAGTGTAATACATGATATCATATACTAACTGCTATGACAGACCAAAATCCCTAACTTAAGGGCTTTAAGAAGAGAGAAGGTTCCATTATGGGTAGCACTCATACTCAAAAGTCAAGGCAAATGTAACATCGTGATACCTGACTGGCTTAATCTTATCTACTTGAAAGCTCGCtatgatgaagaagttaaATTTCCCATGAAGTTTAGTGATTTGCCGTTTAATTGGATCGATTTGAGCAAGATATTGTTGAGCAAAGCTCCTGATGATTTACCTGATCCCGTTCATCAGCTAAGATCTATAATACAAGATTTGAGAGAAATCAGACAAGTCAAGACTCGAAAAGGTTTGAAGGAAGTTAACGAATCGAACATCGGTTTGAGTGGGTTATCATTGTTAGAGATAAATGAATTGAGACCATTTATGTTGTCAgtgatgaacaagttgagagaaatcCATGAAAGTGTAAGACATGATGATTatgacgatgaagaggTTATAGATgttgacgatgatgaagattaGACGCGTCCATACGATTGTGTCATACGTTGACCTACATGTTCTTCAGTTTTGATAATCAGGTCGTGCACCAATCACGCTCTGTTTTTTTCTCTCGATTACCAGAGACTCTTCATATTAAAGGcattttcttgatgtcCAAACCAAGCCTAACAAGACAACTCACTTCGAACTTGGTGCTACATGAACTGAGTACAAATTCTAAGCGGAATCTAATTCTTTCGATTCTTCGGTCtactaccaccaaaagGGAGACCAAGAATTACTTGAATAAGTATCGAAATCAGTTTAGATATAATGACTCACTGGCTCCTGACAAGGACATGCAAAGAAGCATCTTTATAAACCGGTTTCTACAGCAGAAGAATCCATTCACTAACATTTATGACgaggaagagaagaaattaCAGAAAATTCCATTAAGAATtgccatcttcaaattgaagttttcaaatgTTGACCCACAAAATTGGGCCGGAATTCAGGAAACCTTCAAGCGATTAATCAATTTGGGGGCAAGTCCTATAATTGTAATGGATCATGATGATGAATtaatcaatgatttcaaattgaatGAATTTGCCTTGATAAATCAAGGAAATCGGTTGTTAAACagtttgaaagaaatcaatcCCCGGCTCATACGAACTCTTTTCTATAGGAGTGAAAAAGGTGAGATGAAAATTAATAGCCTCGAACAGATATTGATACCCATGTACCAAGGATTTGTCCCGATTATTCAACCAATCGTTTTTGATTCATTATCTTCCAATCAGCAGTTTCTCAAGTCGGACGAATTACTACTTTCGCTCTGCAAGTCTGTGTTGTCAGCAAATCAAGATGATATGTTGTCCATAGAGAAGGTCGTATTTGTAGATAAACATGGTGGAATCCCATCCATTGAAAGAAACCAAACCAGTCATgtgttcatcaatttgTCGCAAGAGTATAGCGATATCATTTCCGAACTATATATTGGGTTTTTAGAGCCATCTTTGAGGGACTTGCATATTGAAAACCTAAAGTCTATCGATAAGCTCCTTACAGCTATCCATGATATCACTGGTAATGATGAAACAACTGGTATCATCACTACTCCAGGGATAAtttccatcaacaatgatCAGTTGAATCCCATTATTTATAACGTGTTGACCGACAGACCTATAATTTCCTCCTCGTTGCCCCTGTCATTCAAAAGAACCCCACAGCTCTCGACTTCGATTCTTAAAAAGGGTATTGATGTTGAGGTTCTTGAGCCTAGGAACTATCCCAAAGAATTCACTCTTGAAAACTTGATAAACGATAATTTGGTTGATAAAGGTAAGTTTTTCCACCTAATAGAAGATTCCTTTGGTAAACCCCTTGATATTGATGCATATATCAAACGAATCAACAAAACTATTACGACCATTATTATAGTTGGTGATTACGATGGAGGAGCAGTTATTACCAACGAAACATCTGATGGCAAGACGGTCCCTTACCTAGATAAATTTGCTGTTGCCAAGAAAAACCAGGGGTTGCCTGGCCTTGCTGATATTATCTTCAAGCTTATTGTTCAATCGAATCCTGATGAGTTGATTTGGAGATCTAGAAAAAATAACCCCATCAATAAGTGGTATTTTGAGAGATGTGTGGGTTCTGCTGCAAAGGCAGGTTCTAAATGGAAGCTCTTTTACACGGGTGATATCTTTAACAAGTCTGTTCAGctcaagaaaaagagagATTCGATCAACATCAAcgagaagatgaagacttACTCATCTATTTGTGAGTCTATTCCTCCATCATTTACTGAACCAACCAAATGACACAAAACTAATCTCATTATCAGCCAAAACTATTCGCGATCAGGAATCCAACAGAACCTCAAAAAGAGAAATGGACCGCCAAAttaaaagaagaaacaaacAAATGGATCTACTGAGTTCTACGGTTGTGGAAAATACCAATGATTTCCGAGCCACATCGATACCCACAACTATCAATGGATTAAGGTTTTATCATGAGCTTGACGAATGGCAGCAAGACAACCATTTCATCCGATCTGGATACGTCAAGGGAACGAACTCCTATAAATCTAGCTTTAATTCCCTTTTTTACATACACAACGAGACTGGTAACATATATTCTCACTTGTTACCATCCCTTGTGATTGCAGGATCATTGGTTTACTATTTGAAGTTTCAGTTACCTTTATATGAGAGTCATTTGCAGGTATGGGAATGGATCAATTTTCTCCAATTTGGCTTTGCTGCCACATTTTGCTTAGCAATGTCGTCTATTTTCCATTGCATAAAGTCACATTCACACCTGGTGGCTAGGTTTGGAAATCAATTGGATTATTTTGGCATCATTATATTAATCACCTGCTCCCTAATATCCATCATGGTATTTGCGTACCACCGTGAACCCAAATTTAAATATGGATTCTCCTGCTTATTCTTAGTGCTTGGCAGTATTTGTACGTTTTTGACGTTGGATCCAAAGTTCTCCACCTCGGTCTATAGACCCATAAGATCTACAATGTTCATATTGTTTGGATTGTCAGGTGTGGTTCCAATAGTTTCCGCTGTCAATACTTATGGTCTTGAAGTAACGAAAAGAAAGGCCGGGCTCAATTGGTTGATCTGGGAAGGGGTATTATATATTTCAGGTGCTGTTTTGTACGCAATGAGAGTACCTGAAAGATTCAGTCATGTCGAGCAAGATCAAGCGAGTCTTTTGAATAATCCAATGGTAGGAAAGTTCGATATTTGGGGGCATTCGCATCAAATTTTTCATGTGTTGGTGGTTATAGCTGCTTTTTGTCATTGGAAGGGCCTTGTCCAATGTTACCACACTATGCATCAGGACATGCTCGCGTAACTATTTTTTTAGACCAAAGGTAAATATTTAAATTGCATGAACAACTAATGAATTATAACCATTTAGTACTAGTCCCTTGTCATGGTATTTGGAAAGGAGGACCATCGGCCGGCGATGATCCCAATGAATGGTTTTTGGCACCATTCCAATTGGACGGTAAAGATCACTTATGTTTCAAAGAACACCTTTTTCAAGGCTTCGATATCATGAAAAATGATCCTTCAGCCCTTTTGATAATTTCTGGTGGCAAAACGAAGGCAGAGATTGATTTGAGTGAAGCACAGTCTTATTACAACATATTGAAGAGTGTTTATGACTCCAAGGATTTGGGAGCTgttgaattggaagaatttGCTAGAGATTCATTTGAAAACGTCATATTTCTGATATGTCGATTCTACGAGATTACCAGTACCTATCCGAAAAAGATCACAGTCACTGGATTTGAATTTAAAAGATCAAGATTCGTGAAGaaccatttccaacaagCATTAGGGTTTCCCCTAGAAAATGTAAAATACATTGGTAATGCCCCAACACCCCCCAAAGAATCAGAGGGAAATTACTTTATGGAGTTGAATCAAAGTGAACACGAATTTGCtgtcaagttctttgagGTCGACCTATATGGTCGCAAAGGTTCATTACAGAAAAAGAAGCTCTCAAGAAACCCATTCAATGTTTCCCATGACTATaaatcttccaactctGTACTCAGAGAAGCGCTTGAGTTGATGGAACAACCGAACAAAACTGACCTAGAAGTCAGGACTGCTTTGTTAACCGTAGCACCTTGGAAAGCAAACTATACATAGTAATGATAATCAAGGACCGATAGATATAGATATAGATATATACAAGTACTTTGGATCCTTTATTTTATTCATTTTAATAAGCTACAATACAGGAGAGGATACTTTTAgtttttgttctttgagGCTCTTCTGGTTTGAACAGCCTTActcaactccttcaacaTAGATACGGTGGTTTCCCAGCCAACACATCCGTCAGTGATAGAAACTCCATatttcaaagaacttcTGTCTTGACCGGCTGGTGGCATTGGTTGCTTACCTTCGTTGATGTTAGACTCGATCATAACTCCTATGATAGCATCTTCACCGTTTGAGATTTGGTCAGCAACACTCGACAACACtgttggttgattttggtaGTTCTTTTGTGAATTGTCATGAGAGCAGTCAATCATTAATTTGGTGGAAGGGGCAGCACTCTTAGCAATAGCTTCCTTGGCAGCCTTTACAGCTTCGGCATCATAGTTAGTCAATTTCTTACCACCTCTTAAGATAACAAAACAGTTGTCGTTACCCTTGGTGGTAGTAATAGCAGCCATACCGTTTTTAGTGACACCCATGAAATGGTGACCTTTTGAAGCAGCTTGAGCAGCATCTAAAGCAACACCGATATTACCATCAGTACCATTTTTGAAACCAATAGGGAAAGATAAACCAGAGGCCAATTCTCTGTGCAATTGGGACTCGGTAGTTCTAGCACCAATGGCACCGaaactcaacaagtcaCCAAAGT is from Yamadazyma tenuis chromosome 6, complete sequence and encodes:
- the JEN1 gene encoding Carboxylic acid transporter (COG:E,G,P; EggNog:ENOG503NXDP) — protein: MSFNDDILVEHANNQIFNEKPELSLSSISHYFGTRFSTLFDIPYKSQSSSVWVTMNPIPGLKQVDSRGWNFYFLGFLGWTVDAMDFFCVSATAPNIALTLNVSITQVTWGITLVLMFRSLGATIFGLASDYYGRKYTYILVCLLFVVIEIGTGFVKTYGQFLGVRALFGIAMGGFYPICATTALEDQPTKARGILSGLFLPGYNLGYIFAMAFFLAFEHTFKEGEGWRSLFWFSAGLPCILITWRFFLPETQTFIKLQEQKKILKEHDERAKVGIYKYLDKTIVTTIKTEWVLFIYLVLLMAGFNFTSHGVVYQLGNLASSASSTIEAQIGTQFPIGDKTGSYDYGLVMAIFCGAVFGYMIIIIILGPERYHRDLGIESDTNSIQRADDSEGASTVESKEVPEHVEQKV
- the RCC1 gene encoding Regulator of chromosome condensation (COG:D,Z; EggNog:ENOG503NVDB) — its product is MVALERKRKHITPDANGNGVSKKHKSLTTSSSNILHSYSKLATINDIPAAKTTPLDIFVWGTGSMCELGLGPSAKNKEVKRPRLNPLLLEDHIKGKIVDFAVGGMHTLALDNNNQIWSWGGNDSGVLGRDTSKVKEQLKDMDAAESDEDDDGDLNEAESTPGLVENLPKNKRIVQLCATDNLSAVLLDTGEVYAWGCFRNNEGLLGFLRDEIKLQRVPLKMDQLKNIVQLAAGKDHILALDSKGIVYAWGNGQQFQLGRRILERHRYKALEPQQFGLYNIKYIASGDFHCFAIDHDDNVYAWGLNQFGQCALTNSHGELEDGSLITRPTLIQPLSQKEITEIVGGEHHTMALTKGGEVFSWGRYDMKEVGIPEKNLPDSVFKDQHGKVRAVPVPTKLQLSAKEDIKCKAIGTGSHHSFAVTTDGFVYSWGFGDTYGPGLGPLDEDVEKPTRIANTATKFHDILMIGAGGQFSVSGGVKIEDEDAAEDRVEKYEELDE
- the CHS2_1 gene encoding Chitin synthase, class 2 (COG:M; EggNog:ENOG503NUPC; CAZy:GT2_Chitin_synth): MPSPFEDNPFSDKPSYPDPAFVDRNSPRRYKPQNDDDDDFVAFPESTRRSPDIFTRSGRINANINKVALNNTPNLQFEGRTARAQFTSRESPKRQKAMGIAMDDTLDHDDDDAESINLTGSPHRGSQYGRSVNSSHRSERFLEPPQPIFSPETYAEANPYEDDEDDQETIGRDSYDYDSYQKAQEFEERSLYSESTAYHSSASNDGYTNGSESEYFAASIDNDMMNNIKSGFVPNREKTITKRKVRLVDGQAGHLVLENPVPEELRKVLTRTESPFGEFTNMTYSACTSEPDDFIKDGFSLRAAKYNRETELVICVTMYNEDEYAFARTMHAIMKNIAHLCSRNKSAMWGKDSWKKIQVVIVADGRNKVNESVLQLLTATGVYQGNLARPYVNNKKVNAHIFEYTTQISIDENLKFKGDEKSLAPVQVLFCLKEKNQKKINSHRWLFNAFCPLLDPNVVVLLDVGTKPDNHAIYNLWKAFDRDSNVAGAAGEIKAMKGKGWINLTNPLVASQNFEYKMSNILDKPLESLFGYISVLPGALSAYRYIALTNHDDGSGPLDAYFKGEDLLNTSKAHSNTKTNFFEANMYLAEDRILCWELVAKRNENWVLKFVKSATAETDVPETISEFLSQRRRWINGAFFAALYALKNSKKIWQTDHSIARKFWFHVEFIYQFITLVFSFFSLSNFYLTFYFLTGSLIDEVGHNGGFWIFTIFNYLCIGVLTSLFIVSIGNRPQGSRGIFKTLIILLTVCALYALVVGIYFVANTIKEYGIGDSSTYVMISIIVSLLSTYGLYTLMSVLYLDPWHMLTCSIQYFLMIPSYTCTLQIFAFCNTHDVSWGTKGDNNPKEDLSNQYIIEKNEEGEFEAVVLNVNIDEVYLETLYNIRAKRSSKKVLGAHQPDDIMDGEDYAKDVRTRVVLIWMLSNLVFIMTMLQVFKAGETKQNYYLGFILWSVAFLALIRAIGSFGYLIQNYARFFVETKSKWLHKRQGYNLPNAHKLN
- the PSF2 gene encoding DNA replication protein psf2 (EggNog:ENOG503P488; COG:L; BUSCO:EOG09264QRY) — its product is MSLPSNIKQNLMPSEISFMTENEYIQILPRYSMKSIQLIGTKIPNLRALRREKVPLWVALILKSQGKCNIVIPDWLNLIYLKARYDEEVKFPMKFSDLPFNWIDLSKILLSKAPDDLPDPVHQLRSIIQDLREIRQVKTRKGLKEVNESNIGLSGLSLLEINELRPFMLSVMNKLREIHESVRHDDYDDEEVIDVDDDED